In the genome of Tissierella sp., the window TTAGGTAATCCTGGCATTGTCATTATTTCTCCAGTTAAAGCTACTAAGAAACCAGCACCATTTGATACTTTTATATCTCTAACTGTAATCCTGAATCCTCTAGGTCTACCTAATAAAGTTGGATCATCGGAAAGAGAATATTGTGTTTTTGCCATACATATTGGTTTCTTATCTAAACCTAATTTTTCTATATTAGCTATTGTCTTTTCACAAGATTTTGTGAAGTCAACTCCATCTGCACCATAAACTTCTTTTGCTATTGCTTCTATTTTAGCCTTAATTGAAGCTTCTACATCATATATAGGGCTGAATTTAGATTCTTTAGTTTCACATACCCTTACTACTGCCTCAGCCATAGCTATTCCGCCTTCTCCACCTTTGCCCCATACTTCTGATAGAACAGCCTCTGCTCCCAATTCTTTACATCTATTAAGAACATAGTCAACTTCAGCTTGAGTATCTGTTGGGAAGTTATTTAATGCAACTACTGCTGGTACTCCAAATTTATTTACATTTTCTATATGTTTCTCTAGGTTTTCAAATCCCTTAGCCAATGCATCTAGATTTTCTGTACCTAATTCATCCTTCTTAACTCCACCATTATATTTTAATGCTCTTACAGTAGCTACTATAACTGCTGCATCTGGTTTTAATCCACCAAATCTACATTTAATATCAAAGAATTTTTCAGCACCTAAGTCTGCACCAAATCCTGCTTCAGTTACAGTATATTCTGCCATTTTTAATCCTAATTTTGTAGCTAACATGGAGTTACATCCATGAGCGATATTTGCAAAAGGTCCGCCATGTATAATTGCAGGCGTGTTTTCTAAAGTTTGAACAAGGTTAGGATTAACTGCATCTTTCATAAGTAATGCAACTGCACCTTGAGCATTTAGGTCTTTAGCAAATACTGGACTTCCATCGAATTTATATGCAACTATTATTTCACCAACTCTAGCTTTTAAGTCTTCTAAATCTTTTGATAGACAGAAGATAGCCATAATTTCTGAAGCAACAGTTATATCAAATCCATCTTGTCTAGGCATTCCATTTGGTTTGCCACCTAATCCTACGACAATATCTCTTAATGCTCTATCATTCATATCCATAACTCTTTTCCAAACAACTCTTCTTGGATCTATATTTAAAACATTTCCTTGATGGATATGGTTATCTAATAAGGCTGATATAAGATTATGTGCTGAAGTTATTGCATGGAAATCACCTGTAAAATGTAGGTTAATATCTTCCATAGGCACAACTTGGGAATATCCTCCACCAGCTGCTCCACCTTTAACTCCAAAACTCGGTCCAAGAGAAGGTTCTCTAAGAGCTGTTATGGCAGTTTTTCCTATCTTATTTAATCCCATTGAAAGACCTATATTAGTTGTAGTCTTTCCTTCTCCAGCTGGTGTAGGATTGATTGCCGTAACCAAAACTAATTTTCCATCTGGTTTGTCCTTCATTTCTTCTAAAAGGCCTAAGGAAACTTTTGCCTTATACTTACCATAATGTATTAGTTTATCTTCATCAATTCCCAACTTTTCTGCCACCTGAGAAATTGGTAACATTTTCGCCTCTTGAGCGATTTGAACATCTGTTTTCATGTTGATTCCTCCTTGAATAATATAATTAATACTACAATAAATAGATTGAGTATATACCTAAAAACATATACCCTATTTTGTCATAATTCAACAATTTGTCACAAATTTCATATACAGGAATATAATACTACACTATTATATAGTATTATATCAGAACATAACAATTTTGGAAATCTTTTTAATAATTAAAAAACAGGATAAATCCTGTTTTTTAGAAACTACTAATTATTTTATTATCTCCAATATCTCTTCTATAATACATACCTTCAAATTTTACTTTATTTATATTGTCATAAATCCTTTCTCTAGCTTCATCAATAGTTTTTCCTAAGCTAGTAATAGATAAGACTCTTCCTCCATTTGTAACTAAATTACCATCAGAATACTTTGTGCCATTATGAAATACTATAATATCTTCATCTAATTCATCTATTCCTGTGATCTTATGACCTTTCTTATATTCATCAGGATAGCCTTTAGATGTAATTACAACAGTGGAACAAGCCTCATCTTTCCATGATAAAACAGATTTATTTAAATTGCCACTGATTACCTTTTGAAATATCTCTATGATATCTGTTTCTAATCTAGGTAGAATAACTTCTGTCTCAGGATCACCAAATCTTACATTAAACTCTAATACCTTCGGTTCTCCTTCTATAATCATAAGTCCAATAAATAGTATTCCTCTAAAATCCATGTTTTCTCCTTCAAGACCATGCCTTATAGGATTTAATATATCCTTTTCTATCTTCTTGCTTAATTCTTTATTAAATAATTTACTAGGGGATAAACAGCCTATTCCTCCAGTATTTGGTCCCCTGTCTCCCTCATATATCTTTTTATAGTCCTGAGCCGATTCCATTGGAATAATTACTCCTTCAGTAATTAGGCATAGAAGAGATGCTTCAACACCATCTAAGAATTCTTCTATAACTACTTTATCTCCTTCTTGACCAAAGGATTTGCTTTTAAGAATATTTTCTAAGGTAGCAATAGCTTCTTCTTCTTTATGGCATATAATTACTCCCTTACCAGCACATAAGCCATCAGCTTTAATGACTAAGGGAAAGTTAAAATCTTTAAGCCCAATAATTGCCTCATCTAAATCTGTATAAGACTTATATCTTGCTGTAGGAATATTATATTTCTCCATGAATTTCTTAGAAAAGTCTTTGCTGCCTTCTAGTTTAGCACATTCTTTATTTACTCCAAATATGCTCAATCCCTTTTCTTTAAACCTATCTACTATACCTAGTACAAGAGGCATCTCTGGTCCTACTACAGTTAAGTCAATCTTGTTTTCTATAGCAAAGTTTAATAGTTTCTCAATTTCATCTACATTTATGTCTATGTTCTCTGCAATTTCAGATGTTCCTCCATTACCGGGAGCACAATAAATTTTTCTAACTCTTTGACTTTGAGCTATCTTCCAACATAGTGCATGTTCTCTGCCACCACTACCTATTACTAGTATCTTCATATTCAAACCTCCTAAAGATTAATGTTTAAAATGCCTCATGCCAGTAAATACCATAGTCATGTCATTTTTATTTGCTTCCTCTATTACTTCCTTATCCTTTATTGATCCTCCAGGTTGTATTACTGCTTTTATATTTGCTTTAGCTAAAGCCTCAATTGAATCCTTGAAAGGGAAAAAACCATCTGAGGCTAATACGCTTCCCTCTATTTTTACTCCTGCCCGTTCTATGGCATTTTGCACTGCCCATACTCTATTTACTTCACCTAGACCTATACCTACAGTTCCTTTGTCTTTTGCTAATATTACTCCGTTGGATTTCACATTTTTAACTGCTTTCCAAGCAAACAACAAATCCTCTATCTCTTTTTCCGAAGGTTTTCTATTGGTGACTACTTCTAATTCTTCATTAAATAGCAAATTGTCTCTTTCCT includes:
- a CDS encoding formate--tetrahydrofolate ligase translates to MKTDVQIAQEAKMLPISQVAEKLGIDEDKLIHYGKYKAKVSLGLLEEMKDKPDGKLVLVTAINPTPAGEGKTTTNIGLSMGLNKIGKTAITALREPSLGPSFGVKGGAAGGGYSQVVPMEDINLHFTGDFHAITSAHNLISALLDNHIHQGNVLNIDPRRVVWKRVMDMNDRALRDIVVGLGGKPNGMPRQDGFDITVASEIMAIFCLSKDLEDLKARVGEIIVAYKFDGSPVFAKDLNAQGAVALLMKDAVNPNLVQTLENTPAIIHGGPFANIAHGCNSMLATKLGLKMAEYTVTEAGFGADLGAEKFFDIKCRFGGLKPDAAVIVATVRALKYNGGVKKDELGTENLDALAKGFENLEKHIENVNKFGVPAVVALNNFPTDTQAEVDYVLNRCKELGAEAVLSEVWGKGGEGGIAMAEAVVRVCETKESKFSPIYDVEASIKAKIEAIAKEVYGADGVDFTKSCEKTIANIEKLGLDKKPICMAKTQYSLSDDPTLLGRPRGFRITVRDIKVSNGAGFLVALTGEIMTMPGLPKVPAANNIDILPNGEIVGLF
- the purD gene encoding phosphoribosylamine--glycine ligase, with the translated sequence MKILVIGSGGREHALCWKIAQSQRVRKIYCAPGNGGTSEIAENIDINVDEIEKLLNFAIENKIDLTVVGPEMPLVLGIVDRFKEKGLSIFGVNKECAKLEGSKDFSKKFMEKYNIPTARYKSYTDLDEAIIGLKDFNFPLVIKADGLCAGKGVIICHKEEEAIATLENILKSKSFGQEGDKVVIEEFLDGVEASLLCLITEGVIIPMESAQDYKKIYEGDRGPNTGGIGCLSPSKLFNKELSKKIEKDILNPIRHGLEGENMDFRGILFIGLMIIEGEPKVLEFNVRFGDPETEVILPRLETDIIEIFQKVISGNLNKSVLSWKDEACSTVVITSKGYPDEYKKGHKITGIDELDEDIIVFHNGTKYSDGNLVTNGGRVLSITSLGKTIDEARERIYDNINKVKFEGMYYRRDIGDNKIISSF